The proteins below are encoded in one region of Syntrophotalea carbinolica DSM 2380:
- a CDS encoding SCO family protein, translating into MRKLSLPRPHGRILLVSCLLAAFCSTLAPSPGHSDTGHKHHTHRQPMRSIPEVGLEERIGAVIPLETTFLDEQGRPVELSELITVPTLIAPVYFSCPNVCSFLQGSLAQVLPDVRLTPDKDYRVLSISFDELESPTDARKARQTYRTAMNAPYPEDAWRFLTGDEASIRHLLDAAGYRFTRRGEDFLHPVAVFVVNPDGRIVRYLHGTRMLPLDVTLALTEAAQGRLGATIRKVVQFCFSYDPGGRRYVFNLLRVSAVAVILMAGGFAFYLILSSRKKPGE; encoded by the coding sequence CTTCTAGCGGCTTTTTGTTCCACGCTTGCGCCGTCGCCGGGCCACTCCGACACAGGGCACAAACACCATACTCATCGTCAGCCGATGAGGTCCATTCCTGAAGTCGGCCTGGAAGAGCGCATTGGAGCCGTCATCCCCCTGGAGACGACGTTTCTGGATGAGCAGGGGCGACCGGTCGAATTATCCGAACTGATCACCGTGCCGACCCTGATCGCGCCGGTCTATTTCAGCTGCCCCAACGTGTGCAGTTTTCTGCAGGGCAGCCTGGCACAGGTTCTGCCCGACGTTCGCCTGACGCCGGATAAAGACTATCGTGTGCTGTCGATCAGCTTTGACGAACTGGAAAGCCCGACCGACGCCCGCAAAGCCCGGCAGACATACCGCACGGCCATGAACGCCCCTTACCCCGAGGATGCCTGGCGGTTTCTGACCGGCGACGAGGCCAGCATCCGGCATCTGCTGGATGCCGCAGGTTACCGTTTCACCCGCCGGGGAGAGGACTTTCTGCACCCGGTGGCGGTCTTCGTGGTAAATCCGGATGGGCGTATCGTGCGTTATCTGCACGGCACGCGCATGCTGCCCCTCGACGTCACGCTGGCCCTTACCGAAGCGGCCCAGGGACGTCTTGGCGCCACTATCCGCAAGGTGGTGCAGTTCTGTTTCAGTTACGATCCGGGCGGACGCCGCTACGTTTTCAACCTGTTGCGAGTCAGCGCCGTGGCCGTTATTCTGATGGCTGGAGGATTTGCTTTCTACCTGATTTTATCCAGCCGTAAAAAACCGGGAGAATAA
- the ctaD gene encoding cytochrome c oxidase subunit I, with protein sequence MGKIIRMGEYFRRGFLEPSGDQPSLFDWIFSTDHKRIGLLYLYSISTFFAVGVTLGLLIRLELIAPGSTIVGPDTYNALFTLHGVVMIFLFIIPGIPAAFGNILLPLQIGARDVAFPRLNLFSWWLYIIGASMALSSLLGGGGPPDTGWTFYLPFAGETATNVSLAVFAVFILGFSSILTGLNFITTIHRMRAPGMTWTRLPLFIWSLYATAWVQVLATPILGITLLLILAERILGLGLFDAARGGDPLMYQHLFWIYSHPAVYIMVLPAMGVVSEIIPVFARRPIFGYKAIVASSIGIAAAGSLVWGHHMFVSGMSDTAILVFSLLTFIVAIPSAVKVFNWVATLYGGSIRLDAPMLFALSFVLLFSIGGLSGLVLGAAATDVHVHDTHFVVAHFHYVMFGGTGFAFFGALHYWFPKIFGCMYNNRRATWGWGIMIIGFNLLYFSMMLAGLRGMPRRYYDYLLQFSQLNRLATYGSWILAVGLMLMAANLLIALRRGQCVGANPWEAATLEWTVASPPPTENFAQLPQVSHGPYDFKKAGKP encoded by the coding sequence ATGGGAAAAATCATCCGCATGGGAGAATACTTCAGACGCGGTTTCCTCGAACCTTCAGGCGACCAACCCTCCTTGTTCGATTGGATATTTTCCACCGACCACAAACGTATCGGCCTGCTCTATCTCTACTCCATCAGTACCTTTTTTGCCGTCGGCGTGACTTTAGGTCTGCTGATTCGCCTGGAACTGATCGCTCCGGGTAGCACCATTGTCGGGCCCGACACCTACAATGCGCTGTTCACTCTGCACGGGGTGGTGATGATCTTTCTGTTCATCATCCCTGGAATACCCGCCGCCTTCGGCAACATCCTGCTGCCGTTGCAGATCGGCGCACGGGATGTGGCTTTTCCGCGGCTGAATCTGTTTTCCTGGTGGCTCTACATCATCGGCGCCAGCATGGCCCTGTCCTCCCTGCTGGGAGGCGGCGGCCCGCCGGACACCGGCTGGACCTTTTATCTGCCTTTTGCCGGCGAGACCGCCACCAACGTGTCGCTGGCGGTATTTGCCGTCTTTATTCTCGGCTTTTCCTCCATTCTGACCGGCCTCAACTTTATCACCACAATACATCGGATGCGGGCCCCCGGCATGACCTGGACACGCCTGCCGCTGTTTATCTGGTCGCTGTACGCCACCGCCTGGGTGCAGGTACTGGCCACACCGATACTCGGCATCACCCTGCTGCTGATTCTGGCCGAGCGGATTCTGGGCCTGGGGCTGTTCGACGCCGCCCGCGGCGGCGACCCGCTGATGTACCAGCACCTGTTCTGGATTTACTCCCATCCTGCGGTCTACATCATGGTGCTGCCGGCCATGGGAGTGGTATCGGAAATCATCCCGGTCTTTGCGCGCCGACCGATTTTCGGTTACAAGGCCATCGTCGCCTCGAGTATCGGTATCGCCGCAGCGGGCTCCCTGGTGTGGGGACATCACATGTTCGTCAGCGGCATGAGCGACACCGCCATCCTGGTCTTTTCCCTGCTGACCTTCATCGTGGCGATCCCCTCGGCGGTCAAGGTGTTCAATTGGGTGGCGACCCTCTACGGCGGGTCGATCCGCCTCGACGCGCCGATGCTTTTCGCCCTGTCCTTCGTGCTGCTGTTTTCCATCGGAGGCCTGTCGGGGCTGGTGCTGGGCGCCGCGGCCACCGATGTGCATGTCCACGATACGCATTTTGTGGTGGCGCATTTTCATTACGTGATGTTCGGTGGCACCGGCTTCGCCTTTTTCGGCGCCCTGCACTACTGGTTCCCGAAAATTTTCGGGTGCATGTACAATAACCGCCGGGCCACATGGGGCTGGGGCATCATGATCATCGGTTTCAACCTGCTGTACTTCTCCATGATGCTGGCCGGCCTGCGAGGCATGCCGCGTCGCTACTACGACTACCTGCTTCAATTTTCCCAACTCAATCGTCTGGCGACCTACGGCTCGTGGATTCTGGCAGTGGGCCTGATGCTCATGGCCGCCAACCTGTTGATTGCCCTGCGGCGCGGCCAATGCGTCGGCGCCAATCCCTGGGAGGCGGCAACCCTTGAGTGGACCGTAGCATCGCCGCCGCCGACCGAAAATTTCGCGCAACTGCCACAGGTTAGCCATGGCCCGTACGACTTTAAAAAGGCGGGGAAGCCATGA
- a CDS encoding cytochrome c oxidase subunit 3 yields the protein MNTSAQHHDAEGARLGMWLFLLSELLLFGGLFVLFAVYLQRYPDQFIAGGKQLSLAFGAGNTALLLTSSLTVALALEALRRNRYRLCQWLLGSTIGAALWFLVNKGLEWHAKFEHDLYPGSVTLRQAPPGHDTFFGLYYLTTGLHGLHVIIGGVILAWVLCLVRQGRITGTSPTILENSALYWHLVDVIWIFIFPLYYLLL from the coding sequence ATGAACACATCGGCACAGCATCACGATGCGGAAGGCGCACGACTGGGCATGTGGCTGTTCCTGCTCTCCGAGCTGCTGCTGTTCGGCGGACTCTTCGTGCTTTTTGCCGTTTACCTGCAGCGCTATCCGGACCAGTTTATCGCCGGGGGCAAGCAGTTGAGTCTGGCTTTCGGCGCCGGCAATACCGCTCTGCTGCTGACCAGCAGCCTGACCGTGGCGCTGGCCCTCGAAGCCCTGCGCCGCAACCGCTACCGTCTCTGCCAGTGGCTGCTGGGCAGTACCATCGGCGCTGCGCTGTGGTTCCTGGTCAACAAGGGGCTGGAATGGCACGCCAAATTCGAGCACGATCTCTACCCCGGCTCGGTGACATTGCGCCAGGCACCGCCCGGCCATGACACCTTTTTCGGTCTGTACTACCTGACCACCGGCCTGCACGGGCTGCACGTGATCATCGGCGGCGTCATCCTGGCATGGGTACTGTGCCTGGTGCGCCAGGGCCGCATAACCGGAACATCCCCGACCATCCTGGAGAACAGCGCCCTTTACTGGCACCTGGTGGATGTGATCTGGATATTCATTTTTCCTCTGTACTACCTGCTGCTGTAG
- a CDS encoding cytochrome C oxidase subunit IV family protein, which translates to MPDDTRHTGAMRQLIATWGLLLCLTAATVGISRIDLGAGNIWAALGIATGKAALVIFFFMHLKEEGRVIKISLLVALATLATFIGLTFFDVLYR; encoded by the coding sequence GTGCCTGACGACACCCGACATACCGGCGCCATGCGTCAGTTAATCGCGACCTGGGGGCTGCTGCTGTGCCTGACGGCCGCCACCGTCGGCATTTCGCGTATTGACCTGGGGGCGGGCAACATCTGGGCGGCCCTCGGCATCGCCACCGGCAAAGCCGCTCTGGTCATCTTCTTTTTCATGCATTTGAAAGAAGAAGGACGGGTGATCAAAATCTCGCTGCTGGTCGCCCTTGCAACCCTGGCAACCTTTATCGGCCTGACTTTTTTCGATGTTCTTTATCGCTGA
- the coxB gene encoding cytochrome c oxidase subunit II translates to MTPTWLDTAEAVDKVFLYIFGISLILLVLITGVMVAFAIRFHRSRQPQPKEIPSSCLWLEITWTLIPTLIVLSMFWYGWQGYLSLTNVPPDALPVKAVARQWSWSFVYPGGRTSPELVVPAGRPVRIAIVSEDVLHSLYIPAFRIKKDAVPGMTTHVWFRAPETGTFDLFCTEYCGLAHASMITSVEVLSPDAFADWLQKPQPEAGLAKGRQLLEQYGCLACHSLDDSPRVGPSFAQLVEGQKRAFAQPPDTSQKVDRNYVQRSILDPASQVVQGYAAVMPAYGEKIGEQDLQILIDFLLQTADSSAGEQPTATETQP, encoded by the coding sequence GTGACCCCAACGTGGCTCGATACCGCCGAGGCGGTGGACAAGGTTTTCCTGTATATCTTCGGCATCAGCCTGATACTGCTGGTCCTTATCACCGGTGTCATGGTGGCGTTTGCCATCCGCTTTCATCGCAGCCGACAACCCCAACCGAAAGAAATCCCAAGCTCCTGTCTGTGGCTGGAAATCACCTGGACCCTGATCCCCACCCTCATCGTATTGAGCATGTTCTGGTACGGATGGCAGGGCTACCTGTCCCTGACCAACGTACCGCCCGACGCCCTGCCGGTCAAAGCGGTCGCCCGCCAGTGGTCCTGGAGCTTCGTCTACCCAGGCGGCCGTACCAGTCCCGAACTGGTGGTTCCGGCCGGCCGGCCCGTACGGATCGCCATCGTCTCCGAGGATGTGCTGCACAGCCTTTATATCCCGGCCTTCCGCATCAAGAAGGACGCGGTGCCGGGGATGACCACCCATGTCTGGTTCCGGGCACCGGAAACCGGCACGTTCGACCTTTTCTGCACGGAATACTGCGGACTCGCCCATGCCAGCATGATCACCAGCGTCGAGGTGCTGTCCCCCGACGCCTTCGCAGACTGGCTGCAGAAACCGCAACCTGAAGCAGGCCTGGCCAAAGGCCGACAACTGCTGGAACAGTACGGCTGTCTGGCCTGCCACTCTCTAGACGACAGTCCCCGGGTCGGACCGAGTTTCGCGCAGCTTGTCGAAGGGCAAAAGCGGGCTTTCGCACAGCCTCCGGACACATCCCAAAAAGTTGACCGTAATTATGTTCAACGCAGCATTCTCGATCCGGCAAGCCAGGTGGTGCAGGGCTATGCCGCGGTCATGCCGGCATATGGCGAAAAAATCGGTGAGCAGGACCTGCAGATACTGATCGACTTTCTGCTTCAGACGGCCGACAGCTCCGCAGGCGAACAACCCACGGCTACGGAGACGCAGCCATGA
- a CDS encoding UbiA family prenyltransferase: MIRTLLRLPLCSAVAGASLAGYLAAGGAYGARAAWLGLGVLSAAAGASVLNQWQERHTDARMERTRCRPLASGRLKPATGLSIGLGLAISGALLLTALDRRSGLLSLSIFLLYHLVYTPLKRHTVLALLPGTLCGALPLAIGWLAGGGRGQDPRLTCMTAILLLWQIPHSWYILLQHRPDLRRAGLFPELHLLPVKRLRQLIFVWILALSTATLSLPALTMPDSTTVRWLCTGLATWPLVALRPFATGKNREPIAGWQHSTGVVFLGTVMALLLFH, translated from the coding sequence ATGATTCGCACTCTGTTGCGCCTGCCGCTATGCAGCGCAGTGGCAGGCGCATCCCTGGCCGGGTACCTGGCGGCCGGCGGAGCGTACGGCGCACGAGCAGCCTGGCTTGGCCTGGGTGTCCTGTCGGCGGCGGCGGGCGCCTCGGTGCTCAATCAATGGCAGGAGCGCCACACCGATGCCCGCATGGAGAGAACCCGCTGCCGCCCCCTGGCCAGCGGACGCCTGAAGCCGGCCACCGGTTTGAGCATCGGCCTCGGCCTGGCGATATCTGGAGCCCTGTTGCTGACCGCTCTGGACCGACGAAGCGGCTTGCTGAGCCTGAGTATTTTCCTGCTCTACCACCTCGTCTACACCCCCTTGAAACGCCATACCGTACTGGCTCTGCTGCCCGGCACCCTGTGCGGCGCACTGCCGCTGGCCATCGGCTGGCTGGCGGGCGGCGGTCGCGGGCAGGACCCCCGGCTGACCTGCATGACCGCCATACTGCTACTATGGCAAATCCCTCACAGCTGGTACATCCTGCTGCAACACCGCCCCGACCTGCGTCGTGCCGGCCTTTTCCCGGAGCTTCACCTCCTGCCTGTCAAGCGCCTGCGGCAACTGATTTTTGTCTGGATTTTGGCGCTGTCAACCGCTACCCTGTCGCTTCCGGCCCTTACCATGCCCGACTCCACCACGGTCCGTTGGCTATGCACGGGGCTGGCCACCTGGCCCCTTGTGGCCTTGCGGCCGTTCGCTACCGGAAAAAACCGGGAACCGATTGCTGGCTGGCAACACAGCACCGGCGTGGTTTTTCTGGGAACGGTTATGGCCCTGCTTCTGTTCCATTGA
- a CDS encoding potassium channel family protein has translation MHAAKERMRLRIYLAIFCSVMILGTVGFMFAEHLSVIDAIYFTIVTIATVGYGDISPATAGGKALAVVLIVTGVGTFVSTLAAATEVFLNRREYQTRQQKLQMIVGLYFSEAGCELLAHCARADYQRGFLEQRLAIDGSWLPKDFTRAQQALAAHAFEIQQGRFDLDSLRVLLNNQGPMLVRLLESPYLLEHETFTDLLLATLHLREELQHRQGFSQLPDSDLEHLAGDIRRVYQLATGQWLNYTQHLLNHYPFLYSLAVRTNPFVSEACPLVQAS, from the coding sequence ATGCATGCTGCCAAGGAGCGAATGCGCCTTCGCATCTATCTTGCCATATTCTGTTCGGTAATGATTCTGGGTACTGTCGGCTTCATGTTTGCCGAACACCTTTCGGTTATCGACGCTATCTACTTTACTATTGTGACTATCGCCACGGTGGGCTATGGAGACATCTCGCCGGCAACGGCCGGCGGCAAAGCACTGGCTGTTGTTCTCATCGTGACCGGGGTGGGTACTTTTGTCAGCACCCTGGCCGCCGCAACGGAAGTGTTTCTCAATCGTCGGGAATACCAGACCCGGCAACAGAAACTGCAAATGATTGTGGGATTGTATTTCAGCGAGGCGGGCTGTGAACTCCTGGCCCACTGTGCTCGCGCCGACTACCAGAGAGGCTTTCTGGAACAGAGGTTGGCCATCGACGGCAGCTGGTTGCCCAAAGACTTTACCCGTGCACAGCAGGCCCTGGCCGCCCATGCTTTCGAAATTCAGCAGGGGCGATTCGACCTGGACTCTCTGCGGGTTCTTCTCAATAATCAGGGCCCCATGCTGGTGCGGCTGCTTGAAAGTCCCTACCTGCTGGAGCATGAGACCTTTACTGATCTTCTTCTCGCGACGCTGCACCTCAGGGAAGAGCTCCAGCATCGGCAGGGGTTTTCCCAGTTGCCGGACAGCGATCTCGAGCACCTTGCCGGGGACATACGCCGCGTTTACCAACTTGCGACAGGCCAGTGGCTCAATTACACCCAGCACCTGCTGAACCACTACCCGTTCCTGTATTCGCTGGCGGTACGCACCAACCCCTTTGTTTCCGAAGCCTGCCCGCTGGTTCAAGCAAGCTAG
- a CDS encoding peptide chain release factor family protein has protein sequence MTINKQDLDITFFKAGGPGGQHRNKTETAVRIHHRPSGITVTASERRSRQANIEHALERLAQRLEAMRRKPRRRIATKPGKAARERRLTGKRMRSQRKQQRRRVDVD, from the coding sequence ATGACAATCAATAAGCAGGATCTGGACATCACCTTTTTTAAAGCCGGCGGACCGGGCGGACAGCATCGGAACAAGACCGAAACGGCCGTCCGCATTCACCATCGTCCCAGCGGCATCACGGTGACCGCTTCCGAACGGCGTTCCCGTCAGGCCAACATCGAGCATGCGCTTGAGCGTTTGGCCCAACGTTTGGAAGCCATGCGGCGTAAACCGCGCCGGCGCATAGCCACCAAACCCGGCAAGGCAGCCCGCGAGCGACGACTTACCGGCAAGCGGATGCGCTCCCAGCGTAAGCAGCAGCGCCGACGGGTGGATGTCGATTGA
- a CDS encoding glycine cleavage system protein R: MSHFALTIIGRDHPGIVAKVTEVLYHLGCNIADSSCTILGGQFAMILIISHPDLQEQAEFDNAFAALEKDGLSVFLRKLQPGGETAPQLDGELCMISVYGSDKPGIVYPVVKELGDRQINITDLNTKLVGSKQNPVYVMMIEAVLPVGLEVEQLSTVLNRLKQDLQIDISVRSITPVEL; the protein is encoded by the coding sequence ATGAGTCATTTTGCCCTGACCATCATCGGCCGGGACCACCCCGGCATCGTCGCCAAGGTTACGGAAGTTCTCTACCACCTCGGTTGCAACATCGCAGATTCGAGTTGCACCATTCTGGGTGGGCAATTCGCCATGATCCTGATTATTTCCCACCCCGATCTGCAGGAACAGGCCGAATTCGACAACGCCTTTGCCGCCCTCGAAAAAGACGGGCTGTCCGTCTTTCTTCGAAAACTGCAACCCGGCGGAGAAACCGCACCGCAACTCGATGGCGAACTTTGCATGATCTCCGTCTATGGTTCCGACAAACCCGGTATCGTCTATCCCGTCGTCAAGGAACTGGGAGATCGTCAGATCAACATCACCGACCTCAATACCAAGCTGGTCGGCTCCAAACAAAATCCGGTATATGTGATGATGATCGAGGCCGTACTTCCTGTGGGTCTCGAGGTCGAGCAACTGTCCACGGTGCTGAATCGCTTAAAGCAGGACCTGCAGATCGATATTTCCGTACGCAGCATAACCCCCGTGGAACTCTAA
- the def gene encoding peptide deformylase, whose amino-acid sequence MAVKDILLYPHPALKEICTPVTQCDENVDSLIQDLIDTMVAAGHSVGVAAPQIGITRRVVVVDVSHSKLGRKENHGLIVMINPEILEQEGRTASREGCMSVPDYTGNVTRAESVVVQYLDRSGNKQVIRATGFEAIALQHEIDHLDGLLFLDRVSSLKTDLFRRKKR is encoded by the coding sequence ATGGCCGTCAAGGACATTCTGCTTTATCCGCATCCTGCACTCAAGGAAATTTGCACGCCGGTAACGCAATGCGACGAGAACGTCGATTCTTTGATCCAGGATCTCATCGATACCATGGTGGCCGCCGGCCACTCCGTAGGCGTCGCCGCCCCCCAGATCGGCATTACACGCCGCGTGGTGGTGGTCGATGTATCCCACAGCAAACTCGGACGTAAGGAAAACCATGGCCTGATCGTCATGATCAATCCCGAAATCCTCGAACAGGAGGGGCGCACCGCTTCCCGGGAAGGCTGCATGAGCGTACCCGATTACACCGGCAATGTCACGCGGGCCGAAAGCGTGGTGGTGCAATATCTCGACCGCAGCGGCAACAAGCAGGTGATCCGCGCCACGGGGTTCGAGGCGATAGCCCTGCAACACGAAATCGATCACCTCGACGGGTTGCTGTTTCTGGACCGAGTCTCCAGCCTTAAAACTGATCTTTTCAGACGAAAAAAACGCTGA
- a CDS encoding mercuric reductase, translating to MFSGHNRPASTDAERIWIENVRPSDWTNPEPAPRYNLVVVGAGSAGLVTAAGAAGLGARVALIEKLNMGGDCLNFGCVPSKGLIRCGRAVSAARNAHRFGATGTDKVKADFTSAMAYMQEVRSAISQHDSARRFQQELGVDVFLGTGTFVSHDTLTVDGKPLRFRKAAICTGARASAPPIPGLEETGYLTNETVFSLNKRPSRLAIIGAGPIGCELAQAFARLGSQVTVLEYGSGALPREDRDAAALIEQAMIREGITLYFDCRTKQISRQGNTRNIDMDLPDGPRHIAVDDILVAAGRTPNVTGLGLEKAGVAFDPKTGIKVDRRLRTSNRRIFAAGDVCSPYKFTHTADAMARMLLANALFPGRQSTSSMVIPWVTYTSPEVAHVGLYEEQARQKGLAVTTLTVPLADTDRGLIDGETAGFARVHLKKNSDKILGATIVAEHAGEMIGEMALAISGGLGLGAIGRTIHPYPTQAEMMRKLADAYQRNRLTPRIKKLLNIWFRWQCR from the coding sequence ATGTTCAGTGGTCACAACCGTCCGGCAAGCACCGATGCCGAGCGAATCTGGATAGAGAATGTGCGTCCATCCGACTGGACGAATCCCGAACCAGCCCCCCGATATAATCTGGTGGTGGTCGGCGCCGGTTCCGCCGGTCTGGTTACGGCTGCGGGTGCCGCCGGCCTCGGTGCACGGGTGGCCCTGATCGAAAAACTCAACATGGGCGGTGACTGCCTTAATTTCGGGTGCGTCCCCTCCAAGGGCTTGATCCGATGCGGGCGTGCCGTTTCCGCGGCCCGCAACGCCCACCGCTTCGGGGCCACAGGTACCGACAAGGTCAAAGCCGACTTCACCTCGGCCATGGCCTATATGCAGGAAGTCCGTTCCGCCATCAGTCAGCATGATTCGGCCCGACGCTTCCAACAGGAACTGGGTGTGGATGTTTTTCTGGGGACGGGCACGTTTGTTTCCCATGACACCCTGACGGTCGACGGAAAACCGTTGAGATTCCGCAAAGCCGCCATCTGCACCGGTGCCAGAGCCTCTGCGCCTCCCATCCCCGGACTGGAAGAAACCGGCTACCTGACCAACGAAACGGTCTTTTCCCTGAACAAACGACCTTCACGACTGGCCATCATCGGTGCCGGTCCCATCGGTTGCGAGTTGGCCCAGGCGTTTGCCCGCCTCGGCAGCCAGGTCACTGTTTTGGAGTACGGCAGTGGCGCACTGCCTCGGGAAGACCGTGACGCTGCCGCCCTGATCGAGCAGGCCATGATCCGTGAAGGGATCACGCTTTACTTCGACTGCCGCACCAAGCAGATCAGCCGGCAGGGCAACACCAGAAACATTGACATGGATCTTCCCGACGGCCCGCGGCATATTGCGGTGGACGACATCCTGGTAGCCGCAGGCCGCACCCCCAACGTGACGGGCCTGGGTCTTGAAAAAGCCGGAGTCGCCTTCGATCCCAAAACCGGGATCAAGGTCGACAGGCGTCTGCGCACCAGCAACCGCCGCATCTTTGCCGCCGGGGATGTCTGCTCGCCCTACAAATTCACCCATACGGCCGATGCCATGGCCCGTATGCTGCTGGCCAACGCCCTGTTTCCCGGTCGGCAGTCAACTTCCTCCATGGTTATCCCCTGGGTAACCTATACCTCTCCGGAAGTGGCTCACGTGGGGCTCTATGAAGAACAAGCCCGGCAAAAGGGCCTTGCCGTCACCACCCTGACCGTCCCCCTTGCGGATACCGACCGGGGCCTTATCGATGGCGAAACAGCCGGTTTTGCACGGGTTCACCTCAAAAAGAACAGTGACAAGATCCTCGGTGCGACCATCGTCGCCGAACACGCCGGCGAAATGATTGGCGAAATGGCGCTGGCCATTTCCGGCGGACTGGGCCTGGGGGCCATCGGCAGGACCATCCACCCCTACCCGACCCAGGCGGAAATGATGCGCAAACTGGCCGATGCCTACCAGCGCAACCGCTTGACGCCAAGGATCAAGAAACTCCTTAACATCTGGTTTCGCTGGCAGTGTCGCTGA
- a CDS encoding cytidine deaminase, whose translation MSPLSEPQRRQLEQAARQAAEKSYSPYSRFAVGAALLAADGSIATGCNIENASYGLTLCAERVAMARAVADGQRHFIALLLFTATAHPTPPCGACLQMLAEFAPTLHITAVCDTHLTLEGPLQDFLPHAFGKPPCP comes from the coding sequence ATGTCCCCTCTCTCTGAGCCACAACGCCGACAGCTTGAACAGGCAGCCCGCCAGGCGGCCGAGAAAAGCTACAGCCCCTACAGTCGGTTTGCCGTAGGCGCCGCCTTGCTGGCCGCTGACGGCAGCATCGCTACCGGCTGCAACATCGAGAACGCCTCCTACGGCCTGACCCTGTGTGCCGAGCGGGTAGCCATGGCCCGAGCCGTGGCCGACGGGCAGCGGCATTTTATCGCCCTGCTCCTGTTTACGGCGACAGCACATCCGACCCCGCCTTGCGGCGCCTGCCTGCAGATGCTTGCGGAATTTGCCCCGACATTGCACATCACGGCGGTATGCGATACCCATTTGACCCTTGAAGGGCCACTTCAGGATTTCCTGCCCCATGCATTCGGAAAGCCGCCTTGCCCCTAA
- a CDS encoding nucleoside phosphorylase — MTDNPPLYHIGFCAEDLGPTPPTTALLCGAPERARQIAMASEGVSCQKTLSENRGLNSYLLTLDTGQPLLAATSGMGAPSLSIVVNELYSVGIRRIIRVGTCGSIQEHVKVGSVVISYAALCRQGAANDIAPVEYPAAADPYISVALGNAAARLHIDHHLGLTASVDSFYEGQERVDTSANRYLMRQLQGITEEYRRLNILNYEMEAGTLFKMAGVYGFSAGCVCGVLAGRTASEAIDGKLKDQAQSNAIRVALEAVRHLENHMPA; from the coding sequence GTGACGGACAATCCCCCCCTTTACCATATTGGTTTTTGTGCCGAGGACCTCGGCCCCACGCCACCGACCACCGCCCTGCTGTGCGGCGCACCGGAGCGCGCCAGGCAAATCGCCATGGCCAGCGAGGGTGTGTCCTGCCAGAAAACACTATCCGAAAACCGTGGACTGAACAGTTACCTGCTGACCCTCGACACCGGCCAACCCCTGCTGGCGGCCACCAGCGGCATGGGGGCCCCCTCCTTGAGCATTGTGGTCAACGAACTGTACAGCGTCGGGATCCGCCGCATAATCCGGGTCGGGACCTGCGGCTCCATCCAGGAACATGTCAAGGTCGGCAGCGTGGTCATCTCTTATGCCGCTCTGTGTCGCCAGGGAGCCGCCAACGATATCGCGCCTGTCGAATATCCCGCGGCAGCTGATCCCTATATCAGCGTGGCCCTGGGCAACGCAGCCGCCCGGCTGCATATCGACCACCACCTGGGGCTGACCGCTTCCGTCGACTCCTTTTATGAGGGCCAGGAACGCGTCGACACATCCGCCAACCGCTATCTGATGCGCCAGCTGCAGGGTATCACCGAAGAATATCGCCGCTTGAATATTCTCAATTATGAAATGGAAGCCGGCACTCTGTTTAAAATGGCAGGTGTCTACGGATTTTCTGCAGGATGCGTCTGCGGAGTACTGGCCGGACGTACCGCCAGCGAAGCGATCGATGGGAAGCTTAAGGACCAGGCCCAGAGCAATGCCATACGGGTCGCTCTGGAAGCCGTTCGCCATCTGGAAAACCACATGCCGGCATGA